The Podospora bellae-mahoneyi strain CBS 112042 chromosome 7, whole genome shotgun sequence genome includes a window with the following:
- a CDS encoding hypothetical protein (EggNog:ENOG503NZT3) has protein sequence MPSPTSLQFSRSSTVGSCSVYSCHHYDFSNRFLKKIYYLVVVSFCYMRLASIIPPIATSRPPAEPRHWASLPSHQGEHFFHIPVMNHRLRLTTSLDSCPGPSSQGISTALETMHEESESVHSGHRSPMSGGTAPSAFEDDHGRRRSSTFSVYSLNEAGRGLHDEILDPGPFIHQSEVSWGATLPLVFALLPALVGLVFKNGSSVITDLILLGLAAVFLHWSVTVPWKWYHASQQVREEEGSVVESAFQDESGSDDAVSPRQQNPGPDEQQPSQPDPQTSKMDRRAKTASQALTLLGLLECAALLACFVAPGLAAWMLHHGRNLLSRGSEGLVSNFNLVIFFIAAEISPVSHFMKLIQAQTLHLQRLVHSNSNPYRQEKVTMNQWRELIARLDELETRGLTNAPSPVEADTRRVHASLVREVRNQIQPDIDALNRAVRRYEKKARVLAVHTEGRLRDLRQRVDDAISLSAVVAGRGRKGTEWDLVGWCLGGAVWVLMLPVREVIRGLAKVLAGVGWLMGIKEEGGDEVMRGKKKGEMDGSQVKGKGVERETRRSGSASGSGASGGNGEMDGSVVKGKGVEKWMSGGRSGSGSGASGGKGYLGRRM, from the coding sequence TCTCCAATTCTCTCGAAGCTCAACTGTTGGTTCTTGTTCTGTTTATTCCTGTCACCATTATGACTTTTCCAACCGCTTTTTGAAAAAGATTTAttatcttgttgttgtttcgtTCTGTTACATGCGTCTTGCCAGTATAATACCACCCATCGCTACGTCACGCCCTCCAGCTGAACCGAGACACTGGGCATCCCTGCCATCACATCAAGGGGAACATTTCTTCCATATCCCAGTCATGAATCATCGCCTAAGACTCACGACCTCGTTGGACTCATGCCCTGGTCCAAGTTCCCAGGGCATATCAACGGCCCTGGAAACCATGCACGAGGAGTCGGAGTCTGTCCACTCCGGGCACCGGTCACCAATGTCCGGTGGTACCGCCCCCAGCGCTTTCGAGGACGACCACGGCCGACGTCGAAGCTCCACTTTCTCAGTGTACAGCTTGAACGAAGCCGGGCGTGGCCTTCACGATGAGATTCTCGATCCAGGGCCGTTTATACACCAAAGCGAGGTATCATGGGGAGCGACACTTCCCTTAGTAtttgccctcctcccggcATTGGTGGGGCTAGTCTTCAAAAATGGCAGCTCGGTTATCACCGACCTCATTTTGTTGGGGCTGGCGGCCGTGTTTTTGCACTGGTCGGTAACGGTGCCGTGGAAGTGGTATCATGCGTCACAGCAGGttcgggaggaggaggggtcaGTTGTGGAGAGTGCTTTTCAGGACGAAAGCGGGAGTGATGATGCTGTCAGCCCTCGGCAACAGAACCCCGGGCCGGATGAACAACAGCCATCACAACCAGATCCCCAGACCAGCAAGATGGACCGCCGCGCCAAAACCGCCAGCCAAGCCCTCACGCTGCTCGGTCTTCTGGAGTGTGCTGCTTTATTGGCTTGCTTTGTCGCCCCCGGGTTGGCGGCTTGGATGCTCCACCACGGCCGGAACCTTTTGTCGCGAGGCTCGGAAGGGTTGGTGTCAAACTTTAACCTTGTCATCTTTTTTATTGCGGCGGAGATATCGCCCGTGTCACACTTTATGAAGCTTATCCAGGCCCAGACGCTCCACCTCCAGAGACTGGTCCACAGCAACTCCAACCCCTACCGGCAGGAAAAAGTCACGATGAATCAATGGAGGGAGTTGATTGCAAGGTTGGATGAACTCGAAACACGGGGACTGACCAATGCTCCGTCACCAGTGGAGGCAGACACGAGGCGGGTGCATGCCAGTCTTGTcagggaggtgaggaatcAGATACAGCCTGATATTGATGCGTTGAATAGAGCTGTTAGGAGGTatgagaagaaggctagGGTCCTGGCGGTGCACacggaggggaggttgagggatcTGAGGCAGAGGGTGGATGATGCTATTAGCTTGAgtgctgttgttgcggggagggggcggaagGGGACGGAGTGGGatttggtggggtggtgtttggggggggCGGTTTGGGTTTTGATGTTGCCTGTCAGGGAGGTGATTAGGGGGTTGGCAAAGGTGTTGGCGGGtgtggggtggttgatggggattaaggaggaggggggggatgaagtcatgagggggaagaagaagggggagatggatggatcaCAGgtgaaagggaaaggggtggagagggagacgaggaggagcgggagtGCAAGTGGGAGTGGTGCTAGTGGGGGGAATGGCGAGATGGATGGATCAGTGGtaaaagggaaaggggtggaGAAGTGGATGAGTGGTGGTAGGAGTGGAAGCGGGAGTGGTGCCagtggggggaaggggtatCTTGGACGGAGGATGTGA